The following nucleotide sequence is from Methylocella sp..
TGACGATGACATAGGCTCCCGAGGCGAGCCTCAGCGGGGTCAGGACAAGATAGCCGGGTTCTTGCATCAGGCCGCCGCCGGAGGGGCGAAAAACCAGCGCCTCTTTGTCGTTTTCCAGCGTTCCATCGAGTTCGACGTGGCGATATTCATAAGACTGCGGGTCGAGGCTCGGCCATTGATTGGGGGCGGGCAGGGGCGTCGGGGGCGCTTTCGCGCGCGCTTCGATCTGCGCGATCAATCCTTCTTTCCAGGCGAGCCTCTGCAATTGCCAAATGCCGAGCGAGACCAGAAAGGCGCAACAAAGACCGGTAAAGAGGGCCGGCCAGAACAAGCGCGTGCGAAAGAGGTTCGCTCCAATGCGGCCGGTGGCTGACGTCTCCATTTTCAACTTCGAGCCGCCTCGTTCCGCCTTGATGCAACGCTGCCGGACGGCCAGAACGCCCTCCAAGGAATGCAAAAGGCCGATGCGGACAGCGAGAGTCAAGGGAAGAAATAACGCCGGATGAGCCCGCATCGGCGGCTCATACATCGGCGAAGTCGAGGCCAAGTCCACAAAGGTCGCAACTCGGCGCTCATTTGGTCAAAAAGATTGCCGCGGTCGCGCTAAAGACGTTGTCCTGAATTTTCCATTATGAGAATTGACTGATTGCAATAATCGTCACGCCAACTCATCACGCATCCTTGAAAGCTCATTTGGTTTAAATTAGAAAATGATTGCTCAACGATGCGGCGCGCTTCCTTTTTTGGGTCCGGCGCGCAATGGTCTCATCCAAGGACTGCTGCTTTTTTCGATTATGTCTGTTTACGCCGACAAGGAGCGCTTAAATGGGTTATGCATTATTTGCGAAAATCGGCGATGATCGTATGATCAGATTGCATAATTGTCTTTAAACAATTTTAAATTGTATTGCCTCGACCTTATGATTTAGCGACCTGATAGTCCGCATTCATTTGAAATTTGGCGCGCGGTCTTGTCCGGAAAACCGGTCCGGGCAAACGATCCGCTGTTTCTGAAGCAAGGTGGTTGCAGTGTCGCATCGTTTCGCAGAGATCGAGAAGAGCTCAGCTACCGCGACATTTGACGCAAGCCGCACCATTCATTCCTATTTCGCGGATGTCGTACGGAAGCATCCCGAGAAGCCGGCAATATTTTTCGGCGATGGTTTTATTTCCTATTCTGATCTTGACTGTTCATCTAACCAATTCGCTCGATTCCTGACGTCAAAGGGCGTTCGCGCAGGCTCGCTGGTTGGACTGTTTCTGCCGCGCTCGCTGGATGCGGTCGTTGCGATGTTGGGTATTTTGAAAGCCGGCGCCGCCTTCGTCCCGCTGGATCCGGCCTATCCTTTCGATCACCTCTCATTCATTGCATCAGACGCCAAACCAATTGTCATGGTCACCGCCGCGCATATGGTCTTATCCGCGCAGCCTCGGCCGTGGTCGGCGCCGACAGTTTTCATCGATGCCGAGGAGGACGCCATAGCGCTTGAAAGCGCAGCGCCCTTGGCTGAGATCGCGATGGGCGATGATCTCGCCTATGTCATGTATACATCTGGAACGACGGGACGTCCGAAAGGCGTCATGGTTCCGCATCGCGGCGTGACGCGCCTCGCTTGCAACAGCTTCGTCGAGCTTGGGCAAGGCGACGTGGTTTTGCAGCTCGCGCCTTTGGCCTTCGATGCCTCGACATTCGAGATCTGGAGCTGCCTCCTCAACGGGGCGGCGCTCGCTATCGTCGGCCCCGCCCAGCCGAGCTTTGGCGAGATCGGCGAGGCCATCGAAAAACACGACGTTACCACAGCCTGGCTCACCGCCAGCCTGTTCCACGCAATTGTCGATCATCAGCTCGAGATATTGCGCCCGCTGCGCCAACTGATCGCTGGCGGCGACGTCTTGTCGCCGCGCCATGTGCGCCGCGTGCTCGACGCAATGCCGCAATGCCGTCTCGTCAACGGTTATGGCCCGACTGAAAACACCACATTCACCTGCTGCCATACGATTGCGCGCGACGCCCCCGCCGATGCCCCGACGCCGGTCGGCCGCCCGATTGACCATACCCAGATTCATGTCCTCGATCTGGACCTCCGCCCAGTTGCGCGCGGCGAGATCGGCGAACTCTTCGCAGCCGGCGAGGGCGTAGCGCTCGGATATCTCAACCGGCCTGATCTCACGGCGGAGAAGTT
It contains:
- a CDS encoding SURF1 family protein: MYEPPMRAHPALFLPLTLAVRIGLLHSLEGVLAVRQRCIKAERGGSKLKMETSATGRIGANLFRTRLFWPALFTGLCCAFLVSLGIWQLQRLAWKEGLIAQIEARAKAPPTPLPAPNQWPSLDPQSYEYRHVELDGTLENDKEALVFRPSGGGLMQEPGYLVLTPLRLASGAYVIVNRGFVTEANKMPGARLAGQTEGPNHITGLMRQPESRNFFTPADNPATGQYFTRDPALIAAHFGLSNAAPFNIDADAAPLPPGGWPKGGATALAFPNNHLSYALTWFGLALALLGVFIAFARQKR
- a CDS encoding non-ribosomal peptide synthetase, whose product is MSHRFAEIEKSSATATFDASRTIHSYFADVVRKHPEKPAIFFGDGFISYSDLDCSSNQFARFLTSKGVRAGSLVGLFLPRSLDAVVAMLGILKAGAAFVPLDPAYPFDHLSFIASDAKPIVMVTAAHMVLSAQPRPWSAPTVFIDAEEDAIALESAAPLAEIAMGDDLAYVMYTSGTTGRPKGVMVPHRGVTRLACNSFVELGQGDVVLQLAPLAFDASTFEIWSCLLNGAALAIVGPAQPSFGEIGEAIEKHDVTTAWLTASLFHAIVDHQLEILRPLRQLIAGGDVLSPRHVRRVLDAMPQCRLVNGYGPTENTTFTCCHTIARDAPADAPTPVGRPIDHTQIHVLDLDLRPVARGEIGELFAAGEGVALGYLNRPDLTAEKFLPDPFCGQSGRLMYRTGDLVRQRPDDVVEFVGRTDRQVKIRGKRVELDEVEALVRRLPEVADAATDVRARTGGERKIVAYVTMKICSSFDAAESRRKMLEFAPNHMIPAHFVILEELPRTPNGKVDRAALPDPVDAAEAEAQPIAALSEVESALAAIWSRLLKIGSVGLDANFFDLGGASLDVMALQEEIRTRFSRELPMTALFEFTTIRALAAHLQKQDPAPSRSAAESPDGGLAMDDINNRRLRQAEALRRVARNRARAAL